The Kitasatospora setae KM-6054 genome contains a region encoding:
- a CDS encoding phosphocholine-specific phospholipase C, with translation MTAEPNEPSRRRFLQLAGASLAFSALAPSIARAASIAPQGGTGTIQDVQHIVVLMQENRSFDHYFGALKGVRGFGDPRPVTLPSGKPVWYQANSAKKEILPFRPQVNDLGMQFVQDLNHDWAGGHKAFNGGKYDQWVPAKTATTMAYLTRQDIPFHYALADAFTLCDAYHCSFIGSTDPNRYYMWTGHTGNDGTGGGPVLGNQEAGYSWTTYPERLEAAGVSWRIYQDIGDGLNAAGSWGWISDAHRGNYGDNSLLYFNNYRNAQPGSALYEKARTGTNAKAGDGLFDQLRRDVAAGTLPQVSWIVAPEAYTEHPNWPANYGAWYVAQVLDALTSNPDVWARTALFITYDENDGFFDHVVPPFPPASAAQGLSTVATGADSFAGNASYTAGPYGLGQRVPMLVVSPWSTGGYTCSETFDHTSIIRFIEQRFGVAEPHISPWRRAICGDLTSAFDFTSSNTAPAALPSTAGYLPADHNRHPDYVPAPPATGTMPRQEAGAKPTRPLKYAPYVDGSADISTGKYALAFSGGPAAGAQFLVTSANRTDGPWTYTAEAGKSLSDAWNTSYSKGVTDLTVFGPNGFLRRFRNPGKTAGPEVTARHDAATGNLALTFTNPAGADAVLTVANAYAGTPQTVTVRRGATTTTLTVDLSTCRHWYDLTVTSDQTTDFVRRLAGHVETGTPSLSDPGLLTY, from the coding sequence GTGACTGCTGAACCGAACGAACCGAGTCGGCGCCGTTTCCTCCAACTGGCGGGCGCGAGCCTGGCGTTCTCCGCGTTGGCGCCCAGCATCGCGCGGGCCGCCTCGATCGCCCCGCAGGGCGGGACGGGCACCATCCAGGACGTGCAGCACATCGTGGTGCTGATGCAGGAGAACCGGTCGTTCGACCACTACTTCGGCGCGCTGAAGGGCGTGCGCGGCTTCGGCGACCCGCGGCCGGTGACGCTGCCGAGCGGGAAGCCGGTCTGGTACCAGGCGAACAGCGCGAAGAAGGAGATCCTGCCGTTCCGGCCGCAGGTGAACGACCTCGGGATGCAGTTCGTCCAGGACCTCAACCACGACTGGGCGGGCGGCCACAAGGCGTTCAACGGCGGCAAGTACGACCAGTGGGTGCCCGCGAAGACGGCCACCACGATGGCGTACCTGACCCGGCAGGACATCCCGTTCCACTACGCGCTGGCCGACGCGTTCACGCTGTGCGACGCCTACCACTGCTCGTTCATCGGCTCCACCGACCCGAACCGCTACTACATGTGGACGGGCCACACCGGCAACGACGGGACCGGCGGCGGGCCGGTGCTGGGCAACCAGGAGGCGGGCTACTCCTGGACGACCTACCCGGAGCGGCTGGAGGCGGCCGGCGTCTCCTGGCGGATCTACCAGGACATCGGCGACGGGCTGAACGCGGCCGGCTCCTGGGGCTGGATCAGCGACGCGCACCGCGGCAACTACGGCGACAACTCGCTGCTGTACTTCAACAACTACCGCAACGCGCAGCCCGGTTCGGCCCTCTACGAGAAGGCCCGCACCGGCACGAACGCCAAGGCCGGCGACGGCCTGTTCGACCAGCTGCGCCGCGACGTCGCGGCCGGCACGCTGCCGCAGGTGTCCTGGATCGTTGCCCCCGAGGCGTACACCGAGCACCCCAACTGGCCCGCGAACTACGGCGCCTGGTACGTCGCGCAGGTGCTGGACGCGCTGACCTCGAACCCGGACGTGTGGGCCCGCACCGCGCTGTTCATCACCTACGACGAGAACGACGGCTTCTTCGACCACGTGGTGCCGCCGTTCCCGCCCGCCTCGGCGGCCCAGGGCCTGTCCACGGTCGCCACCGGCGCCGACTCCTTCGCGGGGAACGCGAGTTACACGGCCGGGCCGTACGGCCTCGGGCAGCGGGTGCCGATGCTGGTGGTCTCGCCGTGGAGCACCGGCGGCTACACCTGCTCGGAGACCTTCGACCACACCTCGATCATCCGCTTCATCGAGCAGCGCTTCGGCGTCGCCGAACCGCACATCTCCCCCTGGCGGCGCGCCATCTGCGGCGACCTCACCTCCGCCTTCGACTTCACCAGCAGCAACACCGCCCCGGCCGCACTGCCCTCCACCGCCGGCTACCTGCCCGCCGACCACAACCGGCACCCCGACTACGTGCCGGCCCCGCCCGCGACCGGCACCATGCCGCGGCAGGAGGCCGGCGCCAAGCCCACCCGTCCGCTCAAGTACGCGCCGTACGTGGACGGTTCGGCCGACATCTCGACCGGCAAGTACGCCCTCGCGTTCAGCGGCGGACCGGCCGCGGGCGCCCAGTTCCTGGTCACCTCGGCGAACCGCACCGACGGCCCGTGGACGTACACCGCCGAGGCCGGCAAGTCGCTCTCCGACGCCTGGAACACCAGCTACTCCAAGGGCGTCACCGACCTCACCGTGTTCGGCCCGAACGGCTTCCTGCGCCGCTTCCGCAACCCCGGCAAGACCGCCGGGCCGGAGGTCACCGCCCGCCACGACGCCGCCACCGGCAACCTCGCCCTGACCTTCACCAACCCGGCCGGCGCCGACGCCGTCCTCACCGTCGCCAACGCCTACGCCGGCACCCCGCAGACCGTCACCGTTCGGCGCGGCGCCACCACCACCACCCTCACCGTCGACCTCTCCACCTGCCGCCACTGGTACGACCTCACCGTCACCTCCGACCAGACCACCGACTTCGTCCGCCGCCTCGCCGGCCACGTCGAGACCGGCACCCCGTCCCTCTCCGACCCGGGCCTGCTCACCTACTGA
- a CDS encoding NaeI family type II restriction endonuclease, translating into MHGESGTAALPGLEALLRSGEDSELEKVARHLLRSDPKGEVFAGVLRSTIDQLLDGERTGRFDWKTLHKTEKTHAGTLVEINLQRAFKFASHADDSDIHMDYLIEGVEVDCKFSQRPYGWMIPPEALGEVCLVVWADDHRSEWSAGLFRAHPDSLTETKGKTRKGNRDGKFSLTKEHRHLVRWLWESAPLRKNLLLHLDVRTRQRIMDAGPSGQAKVNELFRLVHDTKVDREVIRTLARQYDYMARIREGRNRARTVLRDEGIIILGKDAKHRAIALDLGGAVPERGEFVAHRVRRAEPGDAGRPAAVIEGAAWVIALPGEQAAPAAPQLPTTRNEKAAAD; encoded by the coding sequence ATGCACGGAGAGAGCGGTACCGCGGCGCTGCCAGGCTTGGAGGCGCTCCTGCGGAGCGGCGAGGACAGCGAGCTTGAGAAGGTCGCCCGGCACCTCCTCCGCAGCGACCCGAAGGGCGAGGTGTTCGCCGGTGTCCTGAGGTCGACCATCGACCAGTTGCTGGACGGTGAGCGGACCGGGCGGTTCGACTGGAAGACGCTGCACAAGACGGAGAAGACCCACGCAGGGACGCTCGTCGAGATCAACCTCCAGCGCGCTTTCAAGTTCGCCTCCCACGCCGACGACTCCGACATCCACATGGACTACCTCATCGAAGGCGTCGAGGTGGACTGCAAGTTCTCGCAGCGCCCCTACGGCTGGATGATCCCGCCTGAGGCCCTCGGCGAGGTGTGCCTGGTGGTGTGGGCCGACGACCACCGGAGCGAATGGAGCGCCGGGCTGTTCAGGGCCCACCCGGACAGCCTCACCGAGACGAAGGGGAAGACCAGGAAGGGCAACCGGGACGGGAAGTTCTCCCTGACCAAGGAGCACCGCCACCTGGTCAGGTGGCTGTGGGAATCCGCACCCCTGCGGAAGAACCTCCTGCTCCACCTCGACGTACGGACCAGGCAGAGGATCATGGACGCCGGGCCGTCAGGACAGGCCAAGGTGAACGAACTGTTCCGCCTGGTCCACGACACCAAGGTCGACCGCGAGGTGATCCGCACCCTCGCCCGGCAGTACGACTACATGGCCCGAATACGGGAGGGGCGCAACCGTGCCCGAACGGTGCTCAGGGACGAAGGGATCATCATCCTGGGCAAGGACGCCAAGCACCGCGCCATCGCACTCGACCTCGGCGGTGCCGTCCCGGAACGCGGCGAGTTCGTCGCGCACCGAGTCCGGCGGGCGGAACCGGGCGACGCGGGCCGGCCCGCTGCGGTGATCGAGGGCGCCGCGTGGGTCATCGCCCTGCCCGGTGAGCAGGCCGCACCGGCCGCCCCGCAGCTCCCCACCACACGGAACGAGAAGGCAGCGGCTGACTGA
- a CDS encoding SDR family oxidoreductase, whose amino-acid sequence MTERIALVVGGTSGIGLETARQLRARGAVVHVAGRGEERLAALAASDPELIGHRVDGGDRTRIAELLATIGTLDWLVVSLSGGEGAGPFAELDLDALRSAFEAKFWGQLTTVQTALPHLAEDGSITLVTAVSARAGLPGTAGLAAVNGALEAMIRPLAAELAPRRINAVSPGLVDTPWWDGLPKEARDAYFTHAAERLPTRRIASPADVAEAVVLAATNRNLTGTVLETDGGLRLTTLD is encoded by the coding sequence ATGACCGAGCGCATCGCACTGGTGGTCGGCGGCACTTCGGGCATCGGACTGGAGACCGCCCGCCAACTGCGCGCCCGCGGAGCCGTGGTGCACGTGGCGGGCCGCGGCGAGGAACGGCTGGCGGCACTGGCGGCGAGCGACCCGGAACTGATCGGGCACCGGGTGGACGGCGGCGACCGCACCCGGATCGCCGAACTCCTCGCCACCATCGGCACCTTGGACTGGCTGGTGGTCTCGCTGAGCGGCGGCGAGGGCGCCGGGCCGTTCGCCGAACTCGACCTCGACGCCCTCCGCAGCGCCTTCGAGGCCAAGTTCTGGGGGCAGTTGACGACGGTGCAGACCGCACTGCCGCACCTGGCCGAGGACGGGTCGATCACCCTGGTCACCGCCGTCTCCGCACGCGCCGGCCTGCCGGGCACCGCCGGCCTGGCCGCCGTGAACGGGGCCCTGGAGGCGATGATCCGGCCGCTCGCCGCCGAGCTGGCCCCGCGCCGGATCAACGCGGTCTCCCCCGGCCTGGTCGACACCCCGTGGTGGGACGGCCTCCCGAAGGAAGCCCGCGACGCCTACTTCACCCACGCCGCCGAACGACTGCCCACCCGCCGGATCGCCTCCCCGGCGGACGTCGCCGAGGCCGTCGTCCTGGCCGCGACCAACCGCAACCTCACCGGCACCGTCCTGGAGACCGACGGCGGCCTGCGCCTCACCACCCTCGACTAG
- a CDS encoding DEAD/DEAH box helicase produces MTSPVADFSLSLGFDVSRTRVVLRTRPEFQSDFGQLVARLSTGGQRDPLSAEVDLDDFLVGLSELGSWQYADVLWDDALVSLVNGVLDDAEAVQRDLSEDSPAAFHGELDPDGVAALLGSDWTGDLTPFQLRDTARLLTLRHGANFSVPGAGKTRVGLAVFAAARTRGEARRMLVVAPKSAYESWQFEAAACFRVPLRTSVMGSTPDPGAEVLIVNYERLGRHLGSLAAWLRAAPSMILLDEAHRMKLGAAGTYGSACLALGPLAARRMILTGTPAPNGARDLENLLSFVWPGHGKRAVTDAVAGGDLAYASRVLRPLFTRTTKKELGLPPFEPRIRYVDMPPLHREIYEALKGNFTARAEASRGDFDALGRAMLRLLMAATSPALLVEGGSRYEPLSYRVPPLQPEPGDSLYSLLQNLPSYELSPKYHETLEIVAANAALGRKTLVWTTFVRSLTTLQEMLAPYRPAVVHGGTADRAEELRRFREDPDCLVLLSNPATLGEGISLHQVCHDAVYVDRDFMAGRFLQSLDRIHRLGLAPGTETRVTILAATGTIDEVVALRLQQKLDFMGRILDDPAVQQLADLVEEPPVIGGMDMADVRELLRHLDSGQTAR; encoded by the coding sequence ATGACCTCGCCCGTCGCGGACTTCTCCCTGAGCCTGGGCTTCGACGTGTCGCGCACCCGCGTGGTGCTGCGCACCCGCCCCGAATTCCAGAGCGACTTCGGGCAGTTGGTGGCCCGCCTCTCGACCGGCGGGCAGCGCGACCCGCTGTCCGCCGAGGTCGACCTGGACGATTTCCTGGTCGGCCTGAGCGAGCTCGGCAGCTGGCAGTACGCCGATGTGCTGTGGGACGACGCACTGGTCTCCCTGGTCAACGGCGTCCTGGACGACGCCGAGGCCGTCCAGCGCGACCTGTCCGAGGATTCGCCCGCGGCCTTCCACGGCGAACTGGACCCGGACGGGGTGGCTGCCCTGCTCGGCAGCGACTGGACCGGGGACCTCACTCCGTTTCAGCTGCGGGACACCGCACGGCTGCTGACGCTCCGCCACGGGGCCAACTTCAGTGTCCCCGGAGCCGGGAAGACCCGGGTCGGCCTGGCGGTGTTCGCCGCCGCCCGCACCCGCGGCGAGGCCCGGCGGATGCTCGTGGTCGCACCGAAGTCGGCCTACGAGTCCTGGCAGTTCGAGGCTGCCGCGTGCTTCCGGGTACCCCTGCGGACCTCGGTCATGGGAAGCACGCCCGACCCCGGGGCCGAGGTGCTCATCGTCAACTACGAACGGCTCGGCCGCCACCTCGGCAGCCTGGCCGCGTGGCTCAGGGCCGCACCCTCGATGATCCTCCTGGACGAGGCCCACCGGATGAAGCTGGGCGCTGCTGGCACCTACGGGTCGGCGTGCCTGGCCCTCGGGCCGCTCGCGGCACGCCGGATGATCCTCACCGGCACCCCGGCCCCGAACGGGGCCCGCGACCTGGAGAACCTGCTGTCCTTCGTGTGGCCCGGCCACGGGAAGCGCGCGGTCACCGACGCGGTGGCGGGCGGGGACCTGGCCTACGCCAGCCGGGTCCTGCGGCCGCTGTTCACCCGGACGACGAAGAAGGAGCTCGGTCTGCCCCCCTTCGAACCGCGCATCCGGTACGTCGACATGCCGCCGCTGCACCGGGAGATCTACGAGGCGCTGAAGGGGAACTTCACAGCCCGCGCGGAGGCCTCCCGGGGCGACTTCGACGCACTGGGGCGGGCCATGCTGCGCCTGCTGATGGCCGCCACCAGCCCCGCGCTGCTCGTCGAGGGCGGCAGCAGGTACGAACCGCTCTCCTACCGGGTACCGCCGCTGCAGCCCGAGCCCGGCGACTCCCTGTACTCGCTGCTGCAGAACCTGCCGAGCTACGAGCTCTCGCCCAAGTACCACGAGACGCTGGAGATCGTGGCCGCGAACGCGGCGCTCGGCCGGAAGACCCTGGTGTGGACGACCTTCGTCCGCAGCCTCACCACGTTGCAGGAGATGCTCGCCCCGTACCGTCCCGCCGTGGTCCACGGCGGGACGGCGGACCGCGCCGAGGAACTGCGCCGGTTCCGCGAGGACCCGGACTGCCTGGTGCTGCTGTCCAACCCGGCGACCCTGGGCGAGGGCATCAGCCTCCACCAGGTCTGCCACGACGCCGTGTACGTGGACCGGGACTTCATGGCAGGCCGCTTCCTGCAGAGCCTGGACCGGATCCACCGCCTCGGCCTCGCACCGGGCACCGAGACCAGGGTGACCATCCTCGCCGCCACCGGCACGATCGATGAGGTCGTCGCACTCCGTCTGCAGCAGAAGCTGGACTTCATGGGA
- a CDS encoding very short patch repair endonuclease, with protein sequence MKASDPPGGEAWKAPEGSWASSAANRRSMLGNRSRDTSPELAIRSLVHAAGLRYRVAAKPLPKMRRTADLTFRPVRVAVFVDGCFWHGCPEHFVPPKTNPGYWEEKIGGNVRRDRDTDARLAEHGWLVLRFWEHQPAEECARTVVEAVTARRAEKSRKGSAPAG encoded by the coding sequence GTGAAAGCATCCGATCCGCCCGGCGGGGAGGCGTGGAAGGCCCCTGAGGGCTCCTGGGCGTCGTCGGCGGCGAACCGCCGCAGCATGCTGGGCAACCGCAGCCGGGACACCTCGCCGGAACTGGCCATCCGCTCGCTGGTCCACGCCGCCGGACTGCGCTACCGGGTGGCCGCGAAGCCGCTGCCCAAAATGCGGCGGACCGCGGACCTGACCTTCAGGCCGGTCAGGGTGGCGGTTTTCGTGGACGGCTGTTTCTGGCACGGGTGCCCGGAGCACTTCGTCCCGCCGAAGACCAACCCCGGCTACTGGGAAGAGAAGATCGGTGGAAACGTCCGCCGGGACAGGGACACCGACGCCCGGTTGGCCGAGCACGGCTGGCTGGTGCTGAGGTTCTGGGAGCACCAGCCAGCCGAGGAGTGCGCGCGGACAGTGGTCGAGGCGGTCACCGCCAGGCGGGCGGAGAAGTCGCGAAAGGGCAGCGCTCCGGCCGGATGA
- a CDS encoding DNA cytosine methyltransferase, giving the protein MGREYPELTSIEICAGAGGQAVGLHKAGFSHLALVEIDQHAVKTLRKNVERPPRGGEDPWGWERDNCLILERDVKEFKPSEKLPDLKPGQLTLLAGGVPCPPFSIAGKQLGQDDERDLFPRMLALVDELQPKAVMIENVRGLLEPSHKFRPYRKRILRTLRRSGYVVCGWEVLEAASFGVPQLRPRAILVAIRKDLYRGFTWPKRTEAEGRTVFDALDKSMRKRFGMNPGKAPGLDSEELREAAKARYRVWRDTARPAVPGVAPTLVGGSKKHGGADLGPTRAKAAWKALGVDAMGVANDEDQPNLERDLFGPNGPMITVRQAALIQGFPEDWEFEGGKTARYRQIGNAFPPPVAQAVGEAIVAALRLPGELPLAEDPLLDDDRYPEDGEVSELPLFADSVEAVAVAVPVQDAGALPPAERVEAAAVPVA; this is encoded by the coding sequence ATGGGCCGCGAGTACCCTGAGCTGACTTCGATCGAGATCTGCGCTGGTGCGGGCGGCCAAGCGGTCGGACTGCACAAGGCGGGGTTCAGCCACCTCGCCCTGGTGGAGATCGACCAGCACGCAGTCAAGACTCTCAGGAAGAACGTAGAGCGCCCGCCCCGGGGGGGCGAGGACCCGTGGGGCTGGGAGCGCGACAACTGCCTGATCCTCGAGAGGGACGTGAAGGAGTTCAAGCCCTCGGAGAAGCTGCCCGACCTCAAGCCGGGCCAGCTCACCCTGCTGGCCGGCGGCGTCCCGTGCCCTCCCTTCTCCATTGCGGGGAAGCAGCTGGGGCAGGACGACGAGCGCGACCTCTTCCCGCGGATGCTGGCGCTGGTCGACGAGCTCCAGCCCAAGGCCGTGATGATCGAGAACGTGCGCGGGCTGCTCGAGCCGTCCCACAAGTTCCGCCCCTACCGGAAGCGGATCCTCAGGACGCTGCGCAGGTCCGGCTACGTAGTGTGCGGCTGGGAGGTCCTCGAGGCCGCCAGCTTCGGTGTCCCCCAGCTGCGGCCGCGGGCGATCCTCGTCGCCATCCGCAAGGACCTGTACCGTGGCTTCACCTGGCCCAAGCGCACCGAGGCTGAGGGCCGGACCGTCTTCGACGCCCTCGACAAGAGCATGCGCAAGCGTTTCGGCATGAACCCCGGCAAGGCCCCGGGCCTGGACTCAGAGGAGCTCCGCGAAGCCGCCAAGGCGAGGTACCGGGTGTGGCGGGACACGGCCCGGCCGGCCGTCCCGGGCGTCGCACCGACGCTGGTGGGCGGTTCGAAGAAGCACGGTGGCGCCGACCTCGGTCCGACCAGGGCCAAGGCTGCTTGGAAGGCCCTCGGTGTCGACGCCATGGGGGTGGCGAACGACGAGGACCAGCCCAACCTCGAGCGCGACCTCTTCGGCCCCAACGGACCGATGATCACCGTCCGCCAGGCCGCCCTGATCCAGGGCTTCCCCGAGGACTGGGAATTCGAGGGCGGCAAGACCGCCAGGTACCGGCAGATCGGCAACGCCTTCCCCCCGCCGGTGGCCCAGGCCGTCGGAGAGGCGATCGTCGCCGCACTGCGGCTGCCCGGGGAGCTTCCCCTGGCCGAGGACCCGCTCCTCGACGACGACCGCTACCCGGAGGACGGCGAGGTGTCCGAGCTGCCGCTGTTCGCGGACAGTGTCGAGGCCGTGGCCGTGGCCGTGCCCGTCCAGGACGCGGGGGCGCTGCCGCCGGCCGAGCGGGTGGAGGCTGCGGCGGTGCCGGTCGCCTGA
- a CDS encoding helix-turn-helix transcriptional regulator yields MTECPPTTPHAPALPAPPDPPDPPAPPPERARTRAQPPRQAELAAFLRAKRARLRPEEVGLPDGPRRRTPGLRRQEVAQLAAVSVEWYVRLEQGRVGTPGGAVLDALAEALRLTPDEHRHLHRIARGETPVRPPTAAPLPRVRDSLRQLLDGIPLFPAYLTDHRLDVLAHNAAARALFGPEFGTGATDNTARMLFLDPATRTTQLDWSRVARETVGHLRTAAARHPADPRLGALLAELRLRSSDFALWWDDHTVLERSSGTKRVAHPEAGPLRLHYDILTTGDHHLFTLTPADPATDRALRRLVTAHTTDTAPGATVRPITAA; encoded by the coding sequence ATGACCGAGTGCCCACCAACCACACCGCACGCACCAGCCCTGCCGGCCCCACCGGATCCACCGGATCCACCGGCCCCACCGCCTGAGCGGGCCCGCACCCGGGCCCAGCCGCCCAGGCAGGCCGAGCTGGCCGCCTTCCTCCGGGCCAAGCGCGCCCGTCTGCGGCCCGAGGAGGTCGGCCTGCCGGACGGCCCGCGCCGCCGCACTCCGGGGCTGCGCCGCCAAGAGGTCGCCCAACTCGCCGCCGTCAGCGTCGAGTGGTACGTCCGGCTGGAGCAGGGACGAGTCGGCACCCCGGGCGGCGCCGTGCTGGACGCCCTCGCCGAGGCGCTGCGCCTCACCCCGGACGAGCACCGCCACCTGCACCGGATCGCCCGCGGCGAGACGCCCGTCCGACCGCCGACTGCCGCCCCGCTCCCACGGGTTCGCGACTCGCTGCGCCAACTCCTAGACGGCATACCGCTGTTCCCGGCCTACCTGACCGACCACCGGCTCGACGTGCTGGCCCACAACGCGGCCGCCCGGGCCCTGTTCGGCCCGGAGTTCGGCACCGGCGCGACCGACAACACCGCCCGGATGCTCTTCCTCGACCCCGCCACCCGCACCACCCAGCTCGACTGGTCCCGGGTCGCCCGCGAGACCGTCGGCCACCTGCGCACCGCGGCCGCCCGCCACCCGGCGGACCCCCGGCTGGGCGCCCTGCTCGCGGAACTCCGGCTCCGCAGCAGCGACTTCGCCCTCTGGTGGGACGACCACACCGTCCTCGAACGCTCCTCCGGGACCAAGCGCGTCGCCCACCCCGAGGCCGGACCGCTCCGCCTCCACTACGACATCCTCACCACCGGCGACCACCACCTCTTCACCCTCACCCCCGCCGACCCCGCCACCGACCGCGCCCTGCGCCGCCTGGTCACCGCGCACACCACCGACACCGCTCCCGGCGCCACCGTCCGCCCGATCACCGCGGCCTGA
- a CDS encoding ParB N-terminal domain-containing protein has product MFTDFGFPPDAERNRTLVEERLTELKEAGGVAETLRVEWRQGHRHVEVIDMPVDALYYNPGTHRIRAQRSFDAARDRLLGQDPWSPGGQDYLHYLLQAKPSEPDKRDPDFDALQESLRDHQQNEAGLITREGILVNGNTRRAALKELGVASIRVGVLPASCTWEDINAVELSLQLRPDRRRDYSYINHLMAVEEQVQLGRGLDQIAKMFHTTQAALERDQWILAQLRDLITRSRTGGHELRLMDLERSQEKLAELYRAFVKEQARSKERADLLKESRLAAIVLDFAKTDVRFIEPDFQTQYLERLLPDSVKRTGAPAPAAVAIPGLNRTVQAAGAKVAAARSLTDTLLQARAVEVAGDKAAPAELTSASGTVASIRDAFNEAITVAGRDIRLKKKRAAAPDRVADACKDLEQCITDLVLARGNGSLDEGAFDDALVQLRGVMGKLTAEAQRSIELPGEGLSWAIAAVSGEQDPA; this is encoded by the coding sequence ATGTTCACGGACTTCGGCTTCCCGCCGGACGCGGAGCGGAACCGCACCCTGGTCGAGGAACGGCTGACGGAGCTGAAGGAGGCCGGCGGCGTAGCGGAGACGCTCCGGGTGGAGTGGCGGCAGGGGCACCGGCACGTCGAGGTCATCGACATGCCGGTCGACGCCCTGTACTACAACCCCGGCACGCACCGGATCCGGGCCCAGCGGAGCTTCGACGCGGCTCGCGACCGGCTGCTCGGGCAGGACCCCTGGAGCCCCGGGGGGCAGGACTACCTGCACTACCTGCTGCAGGCGAAGCCCTCCGAGCCGGACAAGCGCGATCCCGACTTCGACGCGCTCCAGGAGAGCCTGCGCGACCACCAGCAGAACGAGGCCGGCCTGATCACCCGCGAGGGAATCCTGGTCAACGGCAACACCCGGCGGGCCGCGCTGAAGGAGCTGGGCGTGGCCAGCATCCGGGTGGGCGTGCTGCCGGCCTCCTGCACCTGGGAGGACATCAACGCCGTCGAGCTGTCGCTCCAGCTCCGCCCGGACCGCCGCCGCGACTACTCGTACATCAACCACCTCATGGCGGTGGAGGAGCAGGTCCAGCTGGGCCGCGGCCTCGACCAGATCGCGAAGATGTTCCACACCACGCAGGCCGCGCTCGAACGCGACCAGTGGATCCTCGCCCAGCTGCGCGACCTGATCACCCGCAGCCGGACCGGCGGGCACGAGCTGCGCCTGATGGACCTGGAGCGCTCCCAGGAGAAGCTCGCCGAGCTGTACCGCGCGTTCGTCAAGGAGCAGGCCCGTAGCAAGGAGCGGGCCGACCTGCTCAAGGAGTCCCGGTTGGCCGCCATCGTGCTCGACTTCGCCAAGACCGACGTCCGGTTCATCGAGCCGGATTTCCAGACCCAGTACCTGGAGCGCCTGCTGCCGGACTCGGTGAAGCGGACCGGCGCCCCGGCACCCGCCGCCGTGGCGATTCCCGGCCTGAACCGGACGGTCCAGGCCGCGGGGGCGAAGGTGGCGGCAGCACGCTCGCTGACCGACACCCTGCTGCAGGCCAGGGCGGTGGAGGTGGCCGGCGACAAGGCCGCGCCAGCCGAGCTCACTTCGGCTTCGGGCACCGTCGCCTCGATCCGCGACGCGTTCAACGAGGCGATCACGGTCGCGGGCCGGGACATCCGGCTGAAGAAGAAGCGTGCGGCGGCCCCGGACCGGGTCGCCGACGCCTGCAAGGACCTTGAGCAGTGCATCACCGACCTGGTGCTGGCCCGGGGCAACGGCAGCCTGGACGAAGGCGCCTTCGACGATGCCCTGGTCCAGCTGCGCGGCGTGATGGGCAAGCTCACGGCTGAGGCCCAGCGCAGCATCGAGCTGCCGGGCGAGGGGCTGTCCTGGGCCATCGCCGCGGTCTCCGGGGAGCAGGACCCAGCATGA
- a CDS encoding YbhB/YbcL family Raf kinase inhibitor-like protein has translation MSRSPRSPRAAAAATGTATATAGRRSRRVRAAAVLLSAATALTLLGAAESSAQVGSGATDFGRISVRSGIPVGVQRFAVGSLDLSNGRFAQEHWANSFGCEGGNRPLRLEWRGAPAGTKSFAVTMFDPDAPTGSGFWHWLVWDVPAGATALGTTLPSGAVDGANAAGAQGYLGPCPPVGDRAHRYRITVYALDTPSLGLPAATPPAVTAFAMGGHVIGYAQTTAVAAR, from the coding sequence ATGTCTCGTTCACCTCGTTCACCTCGTGCCGCCGCTGCCGCGACTGGTACCGCCACCGCCACCGCCGGCCGGCGGTCGCGCCGGGTCCGGGCCGCCGCCGTCCTGCTGTCCGCCGCGACCGCGCTGACCCTGCTGGGGGCGGCCGAGTCGTCTGCCCAAGTGGGCTCCGGGGCAACGGACTTCGGACGGATCTCGGTTCGCTCCGGGATCCCGGTCGGCGTGCAGCGGTTCGCGGTGGGCAGCCTCGACCTGTCCAACGGCCGTTTCGCGCAGGAGCATTGGGCGAACTCCTTCGGCTGCGAGGGCGGCAACCGGCCGCTGCGGCTGGAGTGGCGCGGCGCTCCGGCCGGGACGAAGAGTTTCGCCGTCACCATGTTCGACCCGGACGCGCCGACCGGTTCCGGTTTCTGGCACTGGCTGGTCTGGGACGTGCCCGCCGGCGCCACCGCGCTGGGGACGACGCTGCCGTCCGGTGCGGTGGACGGCGCCAACGCCGCTGGTGCGCAGGGCTACTTGGGCCCGTGTCCGCCGGTCGGCGACCGTGCCCACCGCTACCGGATCACCGTCTACGCGCTGGACACCCCGAGCCTGGGGCTTCCCGCCGCGACGCCCCCGGCCGTCACCGCGTTCGCGATGGGCGGGCACGTGATCGGCTACGCGCAGACCACGGCGGTCGCCGCCCGGTGA